Genomic DNA from Solanum pennellii chromosome 3, SPENNV200:
tgttgaattgaaatatcttgactatggtttgtgaggtgtttgctaagatgtaaatgtcaCTAATAGAAATTTGACCTATGCAATGCTTAATTGGCAAAAATTTTACAATCGTGGCAATAGAGTATGTGTTGCAAATGTTATAACCGTTGCAATATATCCTTAAATCAAATAGAACAATTCTTAATATAAACTGTTGCATCATCTATGTAATCGCTGCTATAGACTATCTATGGCCACACGCTTATTAACCATGGCAAAAAAACATTTGGTGGCAACGGTTTGTTTAAGtgaaaagttaataaaaaaattacccaacctacgaattttatgtgaaaaattcATTTCCCTCTATTAATTTAGTAGACCTgcacttctttttattttagtaaactAAGAGCTCAAATATATTCCCAAATACCCATTCCATTTCTCCAATAATCAAAATCAAGGGGATGAGATAGCCCTAAATTTCTAGAACTCCGGTGACTCCTCGATTGTCTTCGACAACAATCTTTGAGATCTGAAGAAAATCAGTTTCTTCTCCTACATTGGTCTTCTTCTCAGGTGTGAATTTTCGTCTGCAATAGATTTCTTGTCCAAATGAAGTCTTCTTCATAGTAAGCTTCTGCATACAAAGGTTTACTATTTTAAAGGTTATTTCTAAGTCCTCATTGTCTCTATTTTGTTATAGATGTACTATTTTCAAAAATCAGAAATTCCATTGAAGGGTTTCTAAAAAATCTTAAAGAATAACAAATGGGTTTGTTGaaatatatgttatttgttCCTATTTAAGTGTTTGGTATAATCCATTTGTAGTTTAGAGTTTGTAACTATAATTTAGTGAAGATGggttacatttttattaaacaATTGCTATTTGTAGTTTATTTTGTCCTAGGGCTTTAAGTATTTTGATTTGCATTATGAGTTTGCTCTACTATGTGAAGTAACCTTTTCCGCAATTGTAGCAAGTACATTGTGATGGTTTTCTTTTTGGTCTATatggtctttttattttatagttttttacataatatctttgtcttgattttttatatttatacctagttttagtttttctataatttttataccTTTAAGGCTTTTGCTTTTTATTTGTACATCCAAACTGTGgtgccattttatttttataacagGCTAAATTCTTGTTTagtactttttccatttttaatttttctttttgcttttcACGTAGTTGTATGAACCATTGatgtaaaaattttattctagctCCTAAAGTATCTACCAATCCTTCATCATTCCAATCTTTTATTACTTTTGTACTAAATGGTTATGGTAATTTCgtaaaatattgttgtcttatttcttttgcttcatttaaattgtattttgctttgtaataatattctttaaatgcaaaagtgtattcttctatataacacattttacatatagctaattttgtcataagttgtctatttattgttttttctctattttgttctcttatatCTGTGGTCATACCAccaaattcatttcttattgttgattcatatttatctagtatatctatatttgttgcTTATGGAGATCCATCCATTTTCTTGTCACTTCTAAGTACTTCTAAACTTTCTAAGGGTAGATTTTCTATCCATAATCTTGTTGTTCCtacaaatgttctttctatataccTTGGTGTTtctgttgtttttattttgttatctattaGTTGCTTAGATACATTTCCTATCCATAGTAATATTGCTTTATTTATATCTGTAATACAATCTAGATctaagaaattatattgttcGTTTATTGGTTTTAGtatccaatttttatttaatctaataATTCCATATTGCGTTAGTTCTATCTGATTGCTGATAACTTTCTGTATAATAAGTTGGTGGTGTCCTTCTACGACTAATTCTAGGACTATTTCTGGGACTATTGTCTGGAGTTTTAACTCTTGACATACTAGGTCGATTCATATCTCCTGTgtttatttctcatttttttggtttatttacCTGTTCTAGAATTTCTGTGTATGTCTcacttatatcacttatttctgatttttggTCATTTATTGTATCTGATTCATTTTCgtctatttcatttatttcaaggtCTTCATTTAGTTTTTGTTCCATCTCTTTTATATCATTAGTTAATTCTagctctttttctttttctatctgtttctctttttgtttagtttcatataataattttaacctagctaattctttttcaaattcacttattcttgtattttttatttcttctaaatgTTGTACTTCTGGTtttgcttgtatttttattttttcaatttcttttgatttgtctatttcttcattttcttttgttattcttatcatAGCTGTTAGactatcttctaattttgctgtttctttttctaacattaaatataaattatttcctattttttatatcGTCTTCCTaggtttgaaaatattatttttatcattaatccATCTTGGTTTTCATATGTCTTTTCgtctactgcaaattcttctttattcattataatttatgaattatattatgttgtaatttatattctaggcaatctatttgtatttctaacataaatataactttcTTTTGTGCTAATATTGATTTTTACACACTTCTGCTAACATATTTTCTATTAATCTTTCTTTCCTATGTTGTAATTCTTgtcttttttcttctatttttttctatcaattgttgcttatatatttctttgttcatattgCTTTTTCAAGtaacaaacatatttatgttctgtttttgaaattatgtttATCAAATGATTTGTTATATCATTACTTGTTTTAGTAAGTTGTGATAATTCATATTCTATGTATAaaggttttaactttttccATATCTTTCGCACTTTTCTATCTATCttggtttttgatattttagtttctttacttgttgtattattcatttatatttttctgtacaaaattttaaaaagtttacttAATTTGTTTGGgtctttaataaattttatcttataaatattattacttcGTTTTTGCCAAACTTCAAACCTTTTTTGGTTTAATCATTataattctaattttattttatcatattgatcTATGTTTTCTTTAGCTTTTACCCAATATAATTTCTTAGATCTAGATTGTATTACAGATATAAATAAAGCAATATTACTATGGATAGGAAATATATCTAAGCAACtaatagataacaaaataaaaacaacagaAACACCAAggtatatagaaagaacatttgtaGGAACAACAAGATTATGGATAGAAAATCTACCCTTAGAAAGTTTAGAAGTACctttttcccatccttgtaatggaTCTTCGTTATATAATTGTTCTAGttgttcatttattattttaactttatctattgtaaatatgataatttctaattgtgatatttgtttctaatttatattttccatttcttgatttattttttcacttccttttatccattctATAGGTTTTCgttgtttattatttactctttttgctcctattttgtttccgcatggtgtagtaaaccaccagtgtgtttttgttattattatgtgGGTAGAATTTATCTAAAAATGGCATTCCTAgtaacatatcttttgttgtaaaCTCAAAATTATACATTTCTTCTATTGTCAGTATTTTttcccatatttgtatttttatattttttgctttgtatttaatcatacttccttcattattaaatcctgttactaccataggtgtttttaatttttcccatttatcttctggtagacaattatatttacatatatttgcttctgctcctgtatctatcataggggtataatatctgttgtgatatccttctacaataatttttgcaagtataaatattttcattattcattttgttctttttataattattttcttattttgacaagttattgttaattgttcattttctatattgtacggtttaactttttctaaccattttataCCTAATGTAATATTATGATTTCCTTGGTATATTTTAAATGGTATTATTAAGGGtattcctcctataattatttctttttccgttgtttcttcatttgtgtttACTATCTCACTAGGTAATCCAGGGCATATGTgtcctgtttttataatttcttcttctaatactAAATCTCTTgttatgtaattttcttcttgtcctgtatttatcaaaattttatatcttctttggTCTATTATTCCTGttatgaaataatgatatgGTGTTATTTCTTCCTTATCTAATAAGTTTTGTGGGATTTCATAGTTTCTTTTAGAtgtactcattcttgatgaggtagctCTTGTTAACGTATTTGTACACTTGAAgtacttaatctttcttttacaatttctaaatcttcttctatgtcaatttctttatagCTATAGTCATTGTTGTCTattacagtaattattttttcgaaaggattttctatctttattttatcaattttatttcttgctgttatttattttttgctgttaatatatataagtttttacatcttgttgtaaatattttactgcCTGGTGCTAACTCTATTCCAGACATTTTCCAATATCATACTAATGATTTATCTGTATTTCTATCTGTTAATGCTACTGTATAATTggcacttattataaatttaaatttttggtatattaagtttCCTTTTACTGCACTAATTACACTTTTTTCTATAGGGTGTATAATTCTATCATCTGCTAAGTATATTTCAAtgggtgtatctattccttctctaaaacaagcttttattaatatttctgttcctcctaaatgtacatattttaaaggtgttttagcttttatatcttgtatttctttatttattattcgtttacttagtataggtataTATGCTTTTCCTCTTGCATATTTACAATCTATAATATGTTCTTTCTGACTAACTACATaatattcttccttttttcttttaaaccaATTTCTCAAAGTAGGTATTTCAAGTACTTTTTCAACACTTAagtctaaaattaaaatacatatagaagaattattagaaaataattatatacagGAGAGCaatagtaaacatacaagtccagcatttatagttataaaacatagtgaacaaaaaagaggtaaaagtagaatggttatagaTTATCGTAACTTAAATgccaaaactaaaacatataattatccaATACCAAAtaagatactaaaaataagacaaatacaaggatataactattttagtaaatttgactgtaaatcaggattttatcatctaaaactagaagaagaatctaaacagCTAACAGCATTCACAGTACCGCAAGGTttctatgaatggaatgttttaccgtttggatataaaaatgcaccaggtagatatcaacattttatggataactattttaaccagttagaaaattgtattgtatatatagatgatatattactatattcttaaacacaagatgaacatataaggttgttagaaaaatttatatatataattaaacacTCAGGTATAAGcttaagtaaaaagaaagcagaaattatgaaaccacagatagaatttctaggaatacaaatagataaaaatggaataaaaatgcaaacccATATAGTACAGAAAATAATTAcccttgatgaaaatatagacacaaaaaagaaattacaatcctttCTGGGATTAGTAAATCAAGTAAGGGAATacataccaaaattagcagaacatCTAAAACCCTtacataaaaaacttaaaaaagacgttgaatattattttgacaacaaagataaagaacatataaaaCATATTAAGTATTTATGTAAAAAACTACCAAAACTATACTTTCCTGatgaaaataaaacatttacCTACATCGTTGAAACAGATTCAAGTGATCATAGTTATGCAGGAGttctaaaatacaaatatgacatagaaaaaatagaacatCATTGTAGATATTACTCAGGATCCTATACAGAAGCACAAATATaatgggaaataaatagaaaagagttatttgcattatataaatgtttattggCATTTGAACCAGACATTGTTTACAATAAGTTTATTGTGAGAACAGATAATACCCAGGTAAAATGGTGGATAACTAAAAAGGTAGAAGATTCAGTTACGACAAAGGAAATAAGGAGACTAGTATTGAACATAtgaaattttacatttacaattgaagtaATCAAAACTGATAAAAATATGGTTGCAGACTACCTATCAAGACAAAGCTACTCAAACTGAGGACAAAAATGAACATACAATTGAAGAGCTATTCAAAGCCATTACTACACTTTGTACTAAAGTGGATAGAATGGATAATGAGATACAAAGGCTACAGACTAATGAAGATAATCTGAAGTCTAGAGCTAATATAAGTCAACAACATGACTATAAAAATGTGGAGCTACGTCGTTCGGCAGACGAAAAACAGCCAGAGCTAAAAGGAAACGATGGGAAACTCCATAAAACCCATGACAAAGTTTGTTCAAATACAGCTGCAGGTACAAGCAGGAAAGCTAGTGAGAAATCACGAAACACAAACCTAAACCAGTTATTTATAAAACCATTTATCCAACATACACAAATACAAATACCCACAGAACCACAAACTTCCACATATGCAGCTAGCATACAGAGTGATAAAAAGAGATACAATTACATTGCACAATCGTATATCgaaaacatatataagatccaaacatatttaaatttaaacccCAGATCTACACAAACCAAAAATCCAGAAGAAGATTATATAACCCAAAAATTACAAGGATATAATAGATTAATCGCACAACCCAAAACTAGTCCAAATTTAGTTAGAACATGTTATAATTATGGTTTACTTGGTACAGTATACACATATGATGGAAAAGAGATAAGTGGAATACCAGAATTATACAAAGGGTTCGTCACATACAAAAGAGTTACAAAAgggaatttattttatattaagttttatACAGCACCAGCTGAGATATTATATGAAGAAATCAAGTCACCAATTCAAGTTATAAAGATAGGTCTAACTAGAGATATGATGATACCAGAAGACATAGAAAAGCAGGCTGAAATACCAAAGATAGAGATACCAGGCTTTTATGCAAATAAAAGGATAATTGGTATATCAACAATTATACAAGAACTagctaataattatttaaacggCAATGCTATTTGGAGCTACTATGCAAGAGACCaagttatgatatattcaaaCTCCAAGGAATTAAGAAGAACAGATATGGATGAAGTTCAGCAATggattttatcattattaaaacCAGAGGAACAACCTACAACAAGAGCATTAAAAAAGGAATTTATTTCAGAAGAATTATTAGTCAGATATTGTAAGCTTATTGGAAACAAATATCCAGATCACAGATGTTCCAAATGTAACTGAGAAGATAATGTTGTACCAGATGTCGATTTGGAGTAAATGGAAGAGATAAGCAAGCTATGATGACAAAGAATCGGAGATAAGAATCTTATGAGATAAGATTTACTTTTTATTAGACAATATATAACAGCTACTTGTAAAGTTGTAATAGTATGTATTTTGTTTATTAGCGTCGGCCAAATATAATTAGGCCATGTGTAAAGAAAGTGTCGGCCACTTATATTGGCCAGAAATGTAAGTTtggtagtataaatagagggccTTCCCTCATAATAAAATCAATCCTCTTTCCTCTATTAcatctttctctctctttcttataATTCCGCTTCCACCCcacattggtatcagagctagataataataaaacaagatATGGAGAACAAATTTGAAACAACAAATCTACAAAAACAGgtatacacatttaaattcATGAGTAGCTAAATTACTTTATTCCTGATAATATCTTGTTGATTGTAAttgtttattatgttttaataatgTTCTAATAACCATCTTTAGAAAGTTTGCTACAGAAATATTCTGCGAATAGGTATGcccagactatgccatcctaaGGTTGAAACCGATAGGTAAAGTAAACAAAGTTGAGGCGCTGTTAGGGTAACCAGTCAAAAGAAGAAAACTGTAGTAGTGACCAgacgagatgattattaaaccattattattacataataaataagtataatctattaagaggttggaaggaataaaattttaagcgaaaaaatgattaaaatgaactcttatttattAGATGACGATGTTAATTACAAGATAATAATACTCTATATATTAAAAGGTCTTAATACagatataaaaagaataatttatgatatattagTAGCATATGAGGTAATAGAAGTAACAACTCAAGGTTGGACTGAATTAGATATAcaagataatttttatgatgaattttattttgacataaatgatttatatgatgatctaGAGATACTATTTAAgtggaaaattttatttttgttgccGAAACTTTGCTAGGAACTTGTACTGAAAAGTCCAAGCATAATAAAACTCTTTGTCTATGCAACACACAAGCATTCAAGGTCATTTCTCATTTCCTCAACCTAGTTAGTTCACCTAATATTATCGTATTTGTTGTGACTGAATGTGTAGCAGATATAGTCAAGATGTAGTGTCCCCTGTGATATCTATATaccatttatattattatagcACTCAAAAATTTATATCACGAAAATAAGAACCtcacatttaaaataatatctaaactTGAGTGCTTATTTGAAAGAATGTATATACTTTTGAAAAGGtaacataacataaaataaataaaatcatttaaaagatGTTAAACGATAAGACTCTAATTGTTAAAAGTCACTCAATAGAGAAGTCACTAGATTTATTCTACTATTGCTCATTAGCTCTACGATGAAGTTCGAATGACAAAAAAGCCTGTTTGTACTCCAGAATGTCAGCTTAGAGAGCTCCTTTAATATTGGAAGTCTGAGAAATTTAAGGTGAAATATAGTTCAGAATCTTAAACATCTTATTCTTCTCTTGATCTCTTTTGTGATATagctttatttttctttaactttataTTCTGCTATTCTCTTCTCTATTGCAATATAGTTGCAGCTTGTTACTTCTTCTAGTGTGGTAGTCACAACTAAAACGGAGCATTTtgcttcaatcttagagaaATGATCATTTAGTGAGATTTTTATGCTTATCTCACTATATAGGTAAGATTAACAAGCACGTGTTTTATGTTCCTGgctgtttttcttatttataataGTCTAAACTCAATAATTTCATTTAGAAGTTGATAAGATACAAATGTGAAAAGATAAAAAGTCATGTATTCAACTgtttactatttaaaaaaacttaagaaCTTATATATTAGTTAAGTTTGATCTCTGAAATTTGCGTCAAGGTTTCACTAAACTAAGTGCCCTTTTGGATAAACTCTTTTATGTGCTTTTGACTAGTGATTTAAAACATACTCAGAACTAATCTAAAGCGCTGCTTACCTGTTTTTCTAACTAAACTGACTTGAATAAAAAGTTGACAAAGTATTATGATTACCTTAAAGAGAGACTTTAAGGTTAGCATATTAATGCAACAGTAAGTTAAGCTTTCCAGTGGAGTTATGCTGATTGGGTTGTAAGTTTTCACTTGTTTGACTCAGattctatttatatttgatgattttacGAATCAAGTTTTGAAACTTACAAGAATAATGTCTGCAGATTGATTTTAGCTTCATATGATGGTAATGTTCATACTTACAAAGCACATTCTTTACTTGggtttgttaaaaaaataaatattgagacaTTGACCTCGTATATTACATAATGTAGCACCCATATGCCTTTAGTTAACattactaattaatttatttgcagAAAATGTCTGAAACAAATACTAGGAACCGGAAAAAGCTGAAAAATTCACACACATCAGGCAAAAAGAGCTTTGCTTTAATCCATAGTAAATTTGTGCATTCTCTTATTTATTATCTAGTCTTAACATGTCATTTAAGAAATTCCTGATATCTATTATTATGTTActaggaaaaagaaaaggaacatGTATCCACTAGGAGCTCTTTATTGTCACAAGAATAAGAAAACCTGATTATTTTACAAGGAATCAAAATGAGAACACAACTAGTAAAAAATGTACGAATATTGTTAATATAATCGTTTTTACTGAGgccaattattttttctaaattttatttacaaaaatacttGTTGGATATGCTTTGTTAGGCTGAAATTGAGGAAATTTAAAACCAAATGAGCATAAATGGTCCGTCTGTTGATGCTTTCTCAGTCGTAATGGGTCCTGAACATCTGGGACGTCTAAGGCAATATGGAGTGGGGTTACGAAGAGAACTTTAAAAAAGAACGTTGACAATTCTGAGCAAACTTTGAATATGATGTAATGCAACAACTGAAAGaaagtatataaaaaatagataaacaaATGGAAGAACAAAGGAGAACTATGCGACAAGAATTAACAACATATGTAGTTTCACAACTTTAGCATGCAGGATTAATTGATCCTAACTTACTAGCAGCATTGTCcgttcctttcccaagagaagTTACTTCTGCTCAAATAATCGACTAAGGTTTGTGTCGCCATTTATTTAGATTGTGGACTTGTctgttatttattataattgtgGCCTTATCGGTAATTTGGTTAGCTGAGTATATTCTAGGATCAACCTCGTCGGCTATGAGTTATTAAGTATCATATATGAAGATTCTATACCACTCTTTTAGGAGatctctccttttttttttctcgttGTAGCATTTCAACGTCTGTTGGAATGTTGTAACATTGATGTTAGAATGGACTATTGAGTACGGCCTTGTCGACTTTGTTATTTCCTATTTCAACTTATTGTGGCCTTGTTGGTCATTTGGTTAGCTGAGTATTTTCTAGGATCAAGTTCGTCGGCTATAAGTTATTAAGTGTCATCTAATGTTATTTAATATACCACTGTTCTAGGAAATCTCCCCTTTGTCATTTGTTCTGTCCATTTCAGTTCATTCTCCCAACACA
This window encodes:
- the LOC114076489 gene encoding uncharacterized protein LOC114076489; the encoded protein is MAQAITLKEQAMIAQAEQQGVPRENPPSSTMASRLRDFTRMNPPVYTRSKIAEDLKEECRAAMMHDCMDLFRLMTTYQDKATQTEDKNEHTIEELFKAITTLCTKVDRMDNEIQRLQTNEDNLKSRANISQQHDYKNVELRRSADEKQPELKGNDGKLHKTHDKVCSNTAAGTSRKASEKSRNTNLNQLFIKPFIQHTQIQIPTEPQTSTYAASIQSDKKRYNYIAQSYIENIYKIQTYLNLNPRSTQTKNPEEDYITQKLQGYNRLIAQPKTSPNLVRTCYNYGLLGTVYTYDGKEISGIPELYKGFVTYKRVTKGNLFYIKFYTAPAEILYEEIKSPIQVIKIGLTRDMMIPEDIEKQAEIPKIEIPGFYANKRIIGISTIIQELANNYLNGNAIWSYYARDQVMIYSNSKELRRTDMDEVQQWILSLLKPEEQPTTRALKKEFISEELLVRYCKLIGNKYPDHRCSKCN